In Candidatus Defluviibacterium haderslevense, the following are encoded in one genomic region:
- a CDS encoding heparinase II/III family protein → MNAKLLTFSNISTYSETGSYNSVSKTFTFLNKTHTFSDRIDWQFMGHGKLWNYHLQYLNYLNDDTTSISERNKVLIQLSESVNASAFKLEAYPVSLRIINTLLFYEYVTTDQKSINRALFRQIHFLENNLEYQILANHLLENYIALCMAALYMNDDRLWNKCYAKLCSELEEQILADGAHYERSPMYHSIILYRLILLYQVLIKSNKGDYDLIRYYIQKMATWLFTICLPNGRYPLFQDSCNSGAPPASWIFDTLSLLNMEVHQGILSDSAYFKFEHDPIVLYVNAGNVVPTYQPGHAHADMLHFDLYFKAQPIFVDYGISTYESGPQRQYERSTQAHNTVVINGLNQSEIWSQFRMAQRADIKVSRVDQHHLEGEINHYAGQAWSHKRIFDVHPNQLIIEDLVLTNETVSSVMYLHCHHNVGNVDLDFEKSKINIAGMQLLILGAHKIVIEDMDEALDFNVYVKSKRISIIFEKQIKTIITWHD, encoded by the coding sequence GTGAATGCTAAATTATTGACATTTTCAAATATCAGCACCTATTCGGAAACAGGAAGCTATAATTCCGTAAGCAAAACATTTACGTTCTTGAATAAAACACATACTTTTTCTGATCGCATAGATTGGCAATTCATGGGTCACGGTAAATTGTGGAATTACCATTTACAATACCTGAATTATTTAAATGATGATACAACAAGTATTTCAGAAAGGAATAAAGTATTAATTCAATTATCTGAATCGGTTAATGCCTCTGCATTCAAATTAGAAGCCTATCCGGTTTCATTACGCATTATTAACACACTGTTGTTTTATGAATATGTCACAACAGATCAAAAATCTATTAACCGTGCACTCTTTAGACAAATCCATTTTTTGGAGAACAATCTGGAATATCAGATTCTCGCCAATCATTTGTTAGAGAATTATATAGCCTTATGTATGGCAGCGCTCTATATGAATGATGACCGTTTGTGGAATAAATGTTATGCCAAATTATGTTCTGAATTAGAGGAGCAAATTTTAGCAGATGGAGCCCATTATGAGCGATCACCTATGTACCACAGTATTATTTTATATCGATTAATATTGTTGTACCAAGTTTTAATAAAAAGCAATAAGGGAGATTACGATCTTATAAGGTATTATATTCAGAAGATGGCAACTTGGTTGTTTACAATTTGTTTGCCTAATGGTCGGTATCCACTTTTTCAAGATAGTTGTAACTCCGGTGCCCCGCCCGCTTCATGGATATTTGATACGTTAAGTCTGTTAAATATGGAAGTCCATCAGGGAATATTAAGTGATAGCGCATATTTTAAATTTGAACATGATCCTATTGTTTTATATGTCAACGCAGGAAATGTTGTTCCAACTTATCAGCCCGGTCACGCACATGCTGACATGTTGCATTTTGATCTTTATTTTAAAGCCCAACCCATATTTGTAGATTATGGAATTTCTACATATGAATCTGGTCCACAACGTCAATATGAGCGATCAACTCAAGCGCATAATACAGTTGTTATTAATGGGTTAAATCAATCAGAAATATGGTCTCAGTTTAGAATGGCACAACGTGCAGACATCAAAGTAAGTCGAGTGGATCAACATCATCTTGAAGGTGAGATTAATCATTATGCTGGTCAAGCATGGAGCCACAAAAGAATTTTTGATGTACACCCCAATCAATTGATCATCGAGGATCTTGTATTAACAAATGAAACTGTATCGTCTGTTATGTATTTACATTGTCATCATAATGTGGGTAACGTTGATTTGGATTTTGAAAAAAGTAAAATAAATATTGCTGGAATGCAATTATTAATATTAGGTGCTCATAAAATTGTAATAGAGGATATGGATGAAGCTTTAGATTTTAATGTCTACGTTAAATCCAAGCGTATTTCTATTATTTTTGAGAAACAAATAAAAACCATAATAACCTGGCATGATTAA
- the wecB gene encoding UDP-N-acetylglucosamine 2-epimerase (non-hydrolyzing), whose protein sequence is MKIISIVGARPNFMKVAPLHRAFKQNQSIQSKIIHTGQHFDRAMSAIFFEELELPEPDYFLGVGSGTHSIITAKIMTAIEPILQSERPDLVIVVGDVTSTLACALVANRNGIPVAHVEAGLRSFDRSMPEEINRLLTDQISDLLFTTERLATDHLIKENISPDKIHFVGNCMIDSLHYYQKKTSDQSILKQFNLVPASYVIMTMHRPSNVDTLEGLQKLIHLLSVICTMRTVLLPLHPRTKDRLNHFGLLNTLTQIPNLIITEPLGYIEFITLIRYSQLILTDSGGVQEETTYLGVPCLTFRRSTERPITVDVGTNILLDDLNPEVAIHHVREILDGHIKQGQIPELWDGQAAFRIRDILLNQFG, encoded by the coding sequence ATGAAAATCATAAGTATAGTTGGAGCACGTCCGAATTTTATGAAAGTAGCTCCATTACATAGAGCGTTTAAGCAAAATCAATCCATTCAATCTAAAATCATTCACACAGGCCAGCATTTTGATCGGGCTATGAGTGCCATTTTTTTTGAAGAATTAGAATTACCTGAACCAGATTATTTTCTGGGTGTAGGTTCTGGTACTCATTCGATCATTACGGCTAAAATTATGACAGCCATTGAACCCATTTTACAATCAGAACGTCCTGATCTGGTAATTGTTGTAGGTGATGTCACCTCAACTTTAGCTTGTGCTTTAGTGGCTAATAGAAATGGTATACCGGTAGCACATGTTGAAGCAGGATTACGAAGTTTTGATCGAAGTATGCCGGAAGAAATCAATCGTTTGCTCACAGATCAAATCTCTGATCTTTTATTTACAACAGAACGACTGGCCACGGATCACTTGATTAAAGAAAATATTTCGCCTGATAAAATTCATTTTGTAGGCAATTGTATGATTGATTCCCTTCATTATTATCAAAAGAAAACAAGTGATCAATCCATATTGAAACAATTTAATTTGGTACCCGCGTCTTATGTCATCATGACCATGCATAGACCATCGAATGTTGATACACTTGAAGGCTTGCAGAAACTTATTCATTTGCTCTCAGTAATTTGTACAATGAGAACTGTTTTATTGCCGCTGCATCCTAGAACAAAGGATCGGTTAAATCATTTTGGATTACTGAATACATTGACACAAATTCCAAACCTGATCATAACGGAACCACTTGGATATATTGAATTTATTACCTTAATCCGTTACAGCCAATTGATATTAACAGACTCAGGAGGTGTTCAGGAAGAAACCACTTATTTAGGTGTTCCATGTTTGACGTTTAGAAGATCTACTGAACGACCCATTACTGTTGATGTTGGAACAAATATATTATTGGACGATTTAAATCCGGAAGTCGCTATTCACCACGTAAGAGAAATATTAGATGGTCATATTAAACAAGGACAAATACCTGAATTGTGGGATGGACAAGCTGCCTTTAGGATTAGGGATATTTTATTGAATCAGTTCGGTTAA
- a CDS encoding Gfo/Idh/MocA family oxidoreductase, producing MSKRFALIGAGGYIAPRHMKAIKETGNNLVAAIDKNDSVGIMDSYFPGADFFTEFERFDRHLEKLKRAQQPVDFMSICSPNYLHDSHMRFGLRLGADVICEKPLVLNPWNIDALQEIELETNKKVNTILQLRLHPKVQELRKKIQSENALHKYEVDLVYITSRGKWYFTSWKGDLQKSGGIATNIGVHFYDLLGWLFGKVQQNIVHVQQHDRVAGYLEYEQARVRYFLSINEQTLPQELLDAGKKTFRSLQIGGEEFEFSEGFGDLHTVSYQEILNGNGFGLNESKQSIETVHNIRNAQPVGLVGDYHPFASKPLSRHPFE from the coding sequence ATGAGTAAACGATTCGCATTAATTGGTGCAGGAGGTTATATCGCACCTCGTCATATGAAAGCTATTAAGGAAACAGGAAATAACCTGGTAGCAGCTATAGATAAAAATGATTCTGTAGGTATAATGGATAGTTATTTTCCCGGGGCAGATTTTTTTACGGAATTCGAAAGATTTGATCGTCATTTGGAGAAATTAAAAAGAGCACAACAACCAGTTGATTTTATGAGCATTTGTTCACCAAATTATTTGCACGACTCTCACATGCGATTTGGATTAAGATTGGGTGCAGATGTTATTTGTGAAAAACCCTTAGTGCTCAATCCTTGGAATATCGATGCATTACAAGAAATAGAATTGGAGACCAACAAGAAAGTAAATACTATTCTTCAATTGCGATTACATCCCAAAGTACAAGAATTACGAAAAAAAATTCAATCTGAAAATGCGCTCCATAAATATGAAGTTGATTTAGTTTATATCACCTCCCGAGGTAAATGGTATTTTACTTCATGGAAAGGAGATTTGCAAAAATCCGGAGGAATTGCAACAAATATTGGTGTGCATTTTTATGATTTATTGGGTTGGTTGTTTGGAAAAGTACAACAGAATATAGTACACGTCCAACAACACGATCGCGTCGCCGGATATCTGGAATATGAACAAGCCAGAGTTCGATATTTTTTAAGTATTAATGAACAAACACTCCCACAAGAGTTATTAGATGCCGGAAAAAAAACATTTCGTTCACTTCAAATTGGTGGAGAAGAATTTGAATTTAGTGAAGGTTTTGGTGACTTACACACAGTTTCATATCAAGAAATTTTAAATGGAAATGGATTTGGATTGAATGAATCCAAACAATCCATTGAGACCGTGCATAATATTCGCAATGCTCAACCTGTTGGATTGGTTGGCGATTATCATCCTTTTGCTTCAAAGCCATTATCAAGACATCCATTTGAATAA
- a CDS encoding N-acetyltransferase codes for MNQDPIYFVHESAYVDEGCEIGAGTKIWHFSHIMSHCKIGNRCNIGQNVVISPEVILGDNVKIQNNVSIYTGVICEDDVFLGPSMVFTNVINPRSAVNRKSEYAKTIVRKGASIGANATIVCGNNIGKYAFIGAGAVVTKEVPDYALVMGNPAKQTGWMSAFGHKLIFDKNGFAICPESNEQYKLENGRVIQVI; via the coding sequence ATGAATCAGGATCCTATTTATTTTGTCCATGAAAGTGCTTATGTCGATGAAGGATGTGAGATTGGTGCTGGCACTAAAATATGGCATTTTAGTCATATCATGTCACATTGTAAAATTGGGAATAGGTGCAATATTGGTCAGAATGTTGTAATCTCTCCGGAAGTGATTTTAGGAGATAATGTAAAAATTCAAAATAACGTTTCCATTTATACAGGTGTGATTTGTGAAGATGATGTTTTTCTCGGCCCTTCCATGGTTTTTACGAATGTCATTAATCCAAGGAGTGCGGTAAATCGCAAAAGTGAATACGCAAAAACCATCGTTCGAAAAGGCGCTTCTATTGGTGCGAATGCTACAATAGTATGTGGAAATAATATTGGAAAGTATGCATTTATTGGAGCCGGAGCTGTAGTCACCAAAGAAGTTCCGGATTATGCCTTGGTAATGGGAAATCCAGCAAAACAGACAGGATGGATGAGTGCTTTCGGGCACAAATTAATTTTTGACAAAAATGGATTTGCTATCTGTCCGGAATCCAATGAACAATATAAATTAGAAAATGGTAGAGTAATTCAAGTGATATGA